From Streptomyces sp. CMB-StM0423, a single genomic window includes:
- the pruA gene encoding L-glutamate gamma-semialdehyde dehydrogenase, which yields MDAVTQVPAPYNEPVHTYAPGTPERTRLEARLKELAESPMELPMTIGGVHRMGGGARVDVVQPHNHKAVLGTYGTATRADAQDAIDAALAAAPGWRALSFDDRAAILLKAADLLAGPWRETIAASTMLGQSKTAQQAEIDAPCELVDFWRFNVHFARQIMDEQPPVQPPGVWNRLDHRPLEGFVYAITPFNFTAIAGNLPTAPALMGNVVVWKPSPTQTHAAVLLMRLLEEAGMPPGVINLLTGDGKEVSEVALPHPDLAGIHFTGSTRTFQHLWGEVGRNLPGYKAYPRIVGETGGKDFIVAHPTADPAKLKTAITRGAFEYQGQKCSAASRAYVPRSLWDGGLKESLVTETEGLAMGDVTDLANFVGAVIDDRAFAKNKAAIDRAKADPACEIVAGGTYDDTVGYFVRPTVIVCSDPENEVFTQEYFGPIIAVHVYEDDTYDAMLDQMESVAAYALTGAVLAQDRAVIAEATRRLRFAAGNFYVNDRPTGSIVGQQPFGGARASGTNDKAGSKFNLLRWSSPRAIKETMDAPTDYRYPHMG from the coding sequence ATGGACGCTGTGACCCAGGTCCCCGCCCCGTACAACGAGCCGGTGCACACCTACGCTCCCGGCACGCCGGAGCGTACGCGGCTGGAGGCCAGGCTCAAGGAACTGGCCGAGAGCCCCATGGAGCTGCCGATGACCATCGGCGGCGTACACCGCATGGGCGGCGGCGCGCGCGTCGACGTCGTGCAGCCGCACAACCACAAGGCCGTCCTCGGCACGTACGGCACCGCCACCCGCGCCGACGCGCAGGACGCGATCGACGCCGCCCTGGCCGCCGCGCCGGGCTGGCGCGCGCTGTCCTTCGACGACCGTGCCGCGATCCTGCTCAAGGCCGCCGACCTGCTCGCGGGGCCGTGGCGCGAGACGATCGCCGCGTCCACCATGCTGGGCCAGTCGAAGACCGCGCAGCAGGCGGAGATCGACGCGCCCTGCGAGCTGGTCGACTTCTGGCGCTTCAACGTCCACTTCGCCCGCCAGATCATGGACGAGCAGCCGCCGGTCCAGCCGCCCGGGGTGTGGAACCGGCTCGACCACCGCCCGCTGGAGGGCTTCGTCTACGCGATCACGCCCTTCAACTTCACCGCGATCGCCGGCAACCTGCCGACCGCGCCCGCCCTCATGGGCAACGTCGTGGTCTGGAAGCCCTCGCCGACCCAGACGCACGCCGCGGTGCTGCTCATGCGGCTGCTGGAGGAGGCCGGGATGCCGCCCGGCGTCATCAACCTCCTCACCGGCGACGGCAAGGAGGTCTCCGAGGTCGCGCTGCCGCACCCGGACCTGGCCGGCATCCACTTCACCGGCTCCACCCGCACCTTCCAGCACCTGTGGGGCGAGGTCGGCAGGAACCTGCCGGGCTACAAGGCGTACCCGCGGATCGTCGGCGAGACCGGCGGCAAGGACTTCATCGTCGCCCACCCGACCGCGGACCCGGCGAAGCTGAAGACCGCCATCACCCGCGGCGCCTTCGAGTACCAGGGCCAGAAGTGCTCGGCCGCCTCCCGCGCGTACGTCCCGCGCTCGCTGTGGGACGGCGGGCTGAAGGAGTCGCTGGTCACCGAGACCGAGGGCCTGGCCATGGGCGACGTCACCGACCTGGCGAACTTCGTCGGCGCCGTCATCGACGACCGGGCGTTCGCCAAGAACAAGGCCGCCATCGACCGGGCCAAGGCCGACCCGGCGTGCGAGATCGTCGCGGGCGGCACGTACGACGACACCGTCGGCTACTTCGTCCGCCCCACGGTCATCGTCTGCTCGGACCCGGAGAACGAGGTCTTCACCCAGGAGTACTTCGGCCCGATCATCGCCGTGCACGTGTACGAGGACGACACCTACGACGCCATGCTGGACCAGATGGAGTCCGTCGCCGCGTACGCCCTGACCGGCGCCGTCCTCGCGCAGGACCGCGCCGTCATCGCCGAGGCGACCCGGCGGCTGCGCTTCGCGGCCGGCAACTTCTACGTCAACGACCGGCCCACCGGCTCGATCGTCGGCCAGCAGCCCTTCGGCGGTGCCCGCGCCTCCGGCACCAACGACAAGGCGGGCTCGAAGTTCAACCTGCTGCGCTGGTCCTCGCCACGCGCGATCAAGGAGACGATGGACGCTCCGACGGACTACCGCTACCCCCACATGGGCTGA
- a CDS encoding MFS transporter, with the protein MDTTKRATGSRRWLALAFIGLAQLMIVLDVTVVNIALPSAQADLDISDGDRQWVITAYTLAFGGLLLLGGRIADYTGRRRAFLTGLVGFAAASALGGAAPGFGALLGARAAQGAFAALLAPAALSLLTTSFTEQRERARAFGIFGAIAAGGGAIGLVAGGALTEYLDWRWCLYVNVPIAVLAAAGWWVLPADTRPQVRQRIDVPGAVLAVTGLVAVVYGCSEAESEGWDSALVLGLLFLGVALLTGFVLYERNAAAPLLPLRVVLSRARGSAFLGIALATVGMFAMFLFLTYYMQVVMGYSALKTGVAFLPLTAGVLAGAGGLASRLLPRVPPRALIAPGLLLASAGTGWLATVDVDTSYAAGVLPAELILGFGMGMVMAPAINYATHGVREEEAGVASATVNTAQQIGGSIGTALLNTVATSTTADYLAERLPQTGAPAERRAAGGPVPDVVKAGLVEGFSSAYTVASVILVAAAAMVAVVMNTPRPAPAKPGAPAPAPAVHLG; encoded by the coding sequence ATGGACACTACAAAAAGGGCGACCGGATCGCGGCGCTGGCTCGCCCTCGCCTTCATCGGGCTGGCGCAGCTCATGATCGTCCTGGATGTCACGGTCGTGAACATCGCCCTGCCGTCCGCCCAGGCGGACCTCGACATCTCCGACGGCGACCGGCAATGGGTGATCACCGCGTACACCCTGGCCTTCGGCGGCCTGCTGCTCCTCGGCGGCCGGATCGCCGACTACACCGGCCGCCGCCGGGCCTTCCTGACCGGGCTCGTCGGCTTCGCCGCCGCCTCCGCCCTCGGCGGTGCGGCGCCCGGCTTCGGCGCGCTGCTGGGCGCGCGGGCCGCGCAGGGGGCGTTCGCCGCGCTGCTCGCGCCGGCGGCGCTGTCGCTGCTCACCACGAGCTTCACCGAGCAGCGCGAGCGCGCCCGCGCCTTCGGCATCTTCGGCGCGATCGCCGCCGGCGGCGGCGCGATCGGCCTGGTCGCGGGCGGGGCGCTGACCGAGTATCTGGACTGGCGCTGGTGCCTGTACGTGAACGTGCCCATCGCGGTGCTGGCGGCGGCCGGCTGGTGGGTGCTGCCCGCCGACACCCGCCCGCAGGTGCGGCAGCGGATCGACGTGCCCGGCGCGGTGCTCGCGGTGACCGGCCTGGTCGCCGTCGTCTACGGGTGCAGCGAGGCGGAGTCCGAGGGCTGGGACTCGGCGCTCGTGCTCGGCCTGCTCTTCCTCGGCGTGGCGCTGCTCACCGGCTTCGTGCTGTACGAGCGGAACGCCGCGGCGCCGCTGCTGCCGCTGCGGGTGGTGCTCAGCCGGGCCCGGGGGAGCGCGTTCCTGGGCATCGCGCTGGCCACGGTGGGGATGTTCGCCATGTTCCTCTTCCTCACGTACTACATGCAGGTCGTCATGGGCTACTCCGCCCTGAAGACCGGGGTGGCGTTCCTGCCGCTGACGGCGGGGGTGCTGGCGGGGGCCGGGGGGCTCGCCAGCCGGCTGCTGCCCAGGGTTCCGCCGCGGGCGCTGATCGCCCCCGGGCTGCTGCTCGCCTCGGCCGGCACGGGATGGCTGGCGACGGTGGACGTGGACACGTCGTACGCGGCCGGGGTGCTGCCCGCGGAGCTGATCCTCGGCTTCGGGATGGGGATGGTGATGGCCCCGGCGATCAACTACGCGACCCACGGCGTGCGCGAGGAGGAGGCCGGTGTGGCGTCCGCGACGGTCAACACCGCGCAGCAGATCGGCGGCTCGATCGGCACGGCCCTCCTCAACACCGTGGCGACCAGCACCACCGCCGACTACCTCGCCGAGCGGCTGCCGCAGACGGGTGCGCCGGCGGAGCGGCGGGCGGCGGGCGGGCCGGTGCCGGACGTGGTCAAGGCGGGCCTGGTCGAGGGCTTCAGCTCGGCGTACACGGTGGCGTCGGTGATCCTCGTCGCGGCCGCGGCGATGGTGGCGGTGGTGATGAACACCCCCCGCCCCGCCCCCGCCAAGCCCGGCGCCCCGGCCCCGGCCCCCGCGGTGCACCTGGGCTGA
- a CDS encoding PucR family transcriptional regulator: protein MRGDYQQLVDEVSAALGAPATLEDRDFGLIAFGVHDTGDGSSGGVSSLMDPVRTKSILHRRSTAAVRAWFEAYGITRATGPLRIPPDPSAGVLTGRICLPARHDGVVQGYVWLLDDGHLADVELGGPGRAQDPRIAQAMRTAARIGALLAAETRAGAAAGALLHDVLAGPAAGRDAALAELRDALPGGAAGPVAAVAVLPWRPADPAAPGPGLPRTAATTVMRVAGAGGRDGEDAGTSAGARVRTGAGGGTGGGAEPVRALAALVLLPSAGSVEPAVAAAERLLHAAGGGAPGGARGGAPGEVPAGVRRGAQGGRARTRAGEPATGAGAAAVPDAVAGVGDGRADLAGLPGTWREALAAARAARAAPRLGPVARWPEIGPYRLLTDLPGGADPAVGRLLEPAHAALARTAEVYLDHAGQAARTAAALGIHRQTLYYRLSRVEELTGLDLAAGEDRLLLHMSLKSARL, encoded by the coding sequence ATGCGCGGCGACTACCAGCAGTTGGTGGACGAGGTCTCGGCGGCGCTCGGCGCCCCCGCCACCCTGGAGGACCGGGACTTCGGGCTGATCGCCTTCGGCGTTCACGACACCGGCGACGGCTCGTCGGGCGGCGTCTCCTCGCTCATGGACCCGGTCCGGACGAAGTCCATCCTGCACCGGCGCTCGACGGCGGCGGTGCGGGCGTGGTTCGAGGCGTACGGGATCACGCGCGCGACCGGGCCGCTGCGGATCCCGCCGGACCCCTCGGCCGGGGTGCTCACCGGGCGGATCTGTCTGCCGGCGCGGCACGACGGGGTGGTGCAGGGGTACGTCTGGCTGCTCGACGACGGGCACCTGGCCGACGTGGAGCTGGGCGGGCCGGGGCGGGCCCAGGATCCGCGGATCGCGCAGGCCATGCGGACGGCGGCGCGGATCGGGGCGCTGCTGGCGGCGGAGACCCGGGCGGGCGCGGCGGCGGGGGCGCTGCTGCACGACGTGCTGGCCGGCCCCGCGGCGGGGCGGGACGCGGCGCTGGCGGAGCTGCGGGATGCGCTGCCGGGCGGCGCGGCGGGGCCCGTGGCGGCGGTGGCGGTGCTGCCCTGGCGCCCGGCGGACCCGGCGGCGCCGGGCCCGGGACTGCCGCGGACGGCGGCGACGACGGTGATGCGGGTGGCCGGCGCGGGCGGGCGCGACGGGGAGGACGCGGGCACTTCGGCCGGCGCGCGGGTACGGACCGGCGCGGGCGGCGGGACGGGCGGCGGGGCGGAACCGGTGCGGGCACTGGCGGCGCTGGTGCTGCTGCCGTCCGCGGGCTCGGTGGAGCCGGCGGTGGCGGCGGCGGAGCGGCTGCTGCACGCGGCGGGCGGCGGGGCTCCGGGCGGGGCCCGGGGCGGTGCACCGGGCGAGGTGCCGGCGGGGGTACGGCGCGGGGCGCAGGGCGGCAGGGCACGTACCCGCGCCGGAGAGCCCGCCACCGGGGCGGGGGCGGCCGCCGTACCGGACGCCGTGGCCGGCGTCGGCGACGGCCGGGCGGACCTCGCCGGGCTGCCCGGCACCTGGCGCGAGGCGCTGGCCGCCGCCCGGGCGGCGCGGGCCGCACCGCGGCTGGGCCCGGTGGCGCGGTGGCCGGAGATCGGCCCGTACCGGCTGCTCACCGACCTGCCCGGCGGCGCCGACCCGGCGGTCGGCCGGCTGCTGGAGCCGGCCCACGCCGCGCTGGCCCGCACGGCCGAGGTCTACCTCGACCACGCGGGCCAGGCCGCCCGCACCGCCGCGGCGCTGGGCATCCACCGCCAGACGCTGTACTACCGGCTGTCCCGCGTCGAGGAGCTGACCGGCCTGGACCTCGCGGCGGGCGAGGACCGCCTGCTCCTCCACATGTCCCTCAAGTCCGCCCGCCTCTGA
- a CDS encoding proline dehydrogenase family protein, producing MLGPVLLAAARSDGIRRVVSAAPVSRQVVARFVAGEELADAVAAVRDLSARGLEVTLDHLGEDVTDPREALRARDAYLGLTEALKHEGLGPRAEMSVKLSAFGQALPGGHDLALAHVTPVVEAAAAAGTTVTLDMEDHATVDSTLAILRTLRERFPQTGAVLQAYLFRTEEDCRDLAGEGSRVRLVKGAYKEPAVVAFQDKPEVDRAYVRCLKILMTGRGYPMIGTHDPRMIAITQELARRHGRKTDEYEFQMLYGIRTQEQQRLVAEGHRMRVYTPYGTDWYGYFMRRLAERPANTAFFLRALAGRR from the coding sequence GTGCTGGGTCCCGTGCTTCTCGCCGCCGCGCGCAGCGACGGAATCCGTCGCGTCGTCTCGGCCGCGCCGGTCAGCCGCCAGGTGGTCGCGCGCTTCGTGGCCGGCGAGGAGCTGGCCGACGCCGTCGCCGCCGTCCGCGACCTGTCCGCCCGCGGTCTTGAGGTCACCCTCGACCACCTCGGCGAGGACGTCACCGACCCCCGCGAGGCGCTGCGCGCCCGGGACGCGTACCTCGGCCTCACCGAGGCGCTGAAGCACGAGGGGCTGGGGCCCCGCGCCGAGATGTCCGTGAAGCTCTCCGCCTTCGGCCAGGCGCTCCCCGGCGGCCACGACCTCGCGCTCGCCCACGTCACTCCGGTGGTCGAAGCCGCGGCCGCGGCCGGCACGACGGTCACCCTCGACATGGAGGACCACGCCACCGTCGACTCCACGCTCGCCATCCTGCGCACCCTGCGTGAGCGCTTCCCGCAGACCGGCGCGGTGCTCCAGGCGTACCTCTTCCGCACCGAGGAGGACTGCCGCGACCTCGCCGGCGAGGGCTCCCGGGTGCGGCTGGTCAAGGGCGCGTACAAGGAGCCCGCCGTCGTCGCCTTCCAGGACAAGCCGGAGGTGGACCGGGCGTACGTGCGCTGCCTGAAGATCCTCATGACCGGCCGCGGCTACCCCATGATCGGCACCCACGACCCCCGGATGATCGCCATCACCCAGGAGCTGGCCCGCCGGCACGGCCGCAAGACCGACGAGTACGAGTTCCAGATGCTCTACGGCATCCGTACCCAGGAGCAGCAGCGGCTGGTGGCCGAGGGCCACCGGATGCGCGTCTACACCCCCTACGGCACCGACTGGTACGGCTACTTCATGCGCAGGCTCGCCGAGCGCCCGGCGAACACGGCCTTCTTCCTGCGCGCCCTGGCCGGCCGCCGCTGA
- a CDS encoding TetR/AcrR family transcriptional regulator — MRTPMRADARRNRELILKAAGEVFVGEGPDAPLEDVARRAGVGIATLYRNFGSREALIRGVAAATLAELRGAAEEALAGGEEPFEALRRFAHTALDLRIGAVLPALSGRIRIDEELAELRARTLRPVQELIVRAQQAGQLRDDVVFGDVPFMVMRLTLLLPGGGLPEDEALAHRHLELYLDGLRPEAARARGTGLPGPAITAARFIRATDRIVGGNDR; from the coding sequence ATGCGGACCCCGATGCGCGCGGACGCCCGGCGGAACCGCGAGCTGATCCTGAAGGCGGCCGGCGAGGTCTTCGTGGGCGAGGGCCCCGACGCCCCGCTGGAGGACGTCGCGCGCCGGGCCGGCGTCGGCATCGCCACGCTCTACCGCAACTTCGGCAGCCGCGAGGCGCTGATCCGCGGCGTCGCCGCCGCCACCCTCGCGGAGCTGCGCGGTGCGGCCGAGGAGGCGCTGGCCGGCGGGGAGGAGCCGTTCGAGGCGCTGCGCCGGTTCGCCCATACGGCGCTCGACCTGCGGATCGGCGCCGTGCTCCCCGCGCTCTCCGGCCGGATCCGGATCGACGAGGAGCTGGCGGAGCTGCGCGCGCGGACGCTGCGCCCGGTGCAGGAGCTGATCGTGCGGGCGCAGCAGGCCGGCCAGCTCCGCGACGACGTGGTCTTCGGCGACGTGCCGTTCATGGTCATGCGGCTGACGCTGCTGCTGCCCGGCGGCGGGCTGCCGGAGGACGAGGCGCTGGCCCACCGCCATCTGGAGCTGTATCTCGACGGGCTGCGCCCCGAGGCCGCCCGCGCCCGCGGCACCGGACTGCCCGGTCCCGCGATCACCGCCGCCCGGTTCATCCGGGCCACGGACCGCATCGTCGGCGGGAACGACCGCTAG